A single region of the Candidatus Eisenbacteria bacterium genome encodes:
- a CDS encoding cyclase family protein, whose product MSRLGMAMIGVALLATPVRPAAAQPLDLRGYEIVDLTHPLNEKTLFWPTSPSGFKLDRLSHGVVPGGWFYAANSFCTPEHGGTHLDAPIHFDSAGVTMEKIPLDRLVAPAVVIDVSDAAAKDPDYRLTVADIQRFEKQHGRIPAGAIVLLRTGWEKRWPDRKAYFGDDTPNDASKLHFPSYGAEAARRLVEERGVGAIGLDTPSIDYGQSKDFIVHRIAAARNVAGLENLRGLSALPPTGATVFALPTKIEGGSGGPVRAIALVPRKR is encoded by the coding sequence ATGTCGCGACTCGGGATGGCCATGATCGGCGTGGCGCTGCTCGCCACGCCGGTCCGGCCCGCCGCGGCTCAGCCGCTCGATCTTCGCGGCTACGAGATCGTCGATCTCACGCATCCGCTCAACGAGAAGACGCTGTTCTGGCCAACCTCGCCGTCGGGCTTCAAGCTCGACCGGCTGTCCCACGGGGTCGTTCCCGGTGGCTGGTTCTACGCGGCGAATTCCTTCTGCACTCCGGAGCACGGCGGCACGCATCTCGATGCGCCGATCCATTTCGACTCGGCGGGCGTGACCATGGAGAAGATTCCGCTCGACCGGCTGGTGGCGCCGGCCGTGGTCATCGATGTCTCCGACGCCGCGGCCAAAGACCCGGATTACCGCCTGACCGTCGCCGACATCCAGCGCTTCGAGAAGCAGCACGGCCGGATCCCCGCCGGCGCGATCGTTCTGCTGCGCACGGGATGGGAGAAGCGCTGGCCGGATCGGAAAGCGTACTTCGGCGACGACACGCCGAACGACGCCTCCAAGCTCCACTTCCCGAGCTACGGCGCGGAAGCGGCGCGACGGTTGGTCGAGGAGCGCGGCGTGGGCGCGATCGGTCTCGACACGCCTTCGATCGACTACGGACAGTCGAAGGACTTCATCGTCCACCGCATCGCCGCGGCGCGAAACGTCGCGGGCCTCGAGAACCTGCGCGGCCTGTCCGCGCTGCCGCCGACCGGCGCCACGGTGTTCGCGCTGCCCACCAAGATCGAAGGCGGCTCGGGCGGACCGGTGCGAGCGATCGCGCTGGTGCCGCGGAAGCGCTGA